The segment CACAAAATAAGAACCTGTCCAAAAATAAGGTTTTCCATAAAAGTATTTCTTAGACAAGTCAGGGTTTTCCTTCCGAATCAACCTACTACTAACAGTTTTTAAATTATCGATATTTAACGACAAAAACAATATGAGCGTTAAGTCGGTAAACTGATCTAAATCCATGATTGTAAGTGGTTGACATATTAAAGCGTTAAGTGTTATATTGTCTAATATAGCACAAAAAAGTCGAACTCATGTTAAACGTCTTAAAAGTTAGAATTTACCCAAATCAGCAACAAGAAATTGCCTTAAATAGAAATTTAGGCTGTGCCAGATTTGTGTGGAATTATTACTTAAATAAGACTAACAATCAGTATCAAGAAACTGGGAAAGGGATGACTTATTGCCAAATGGCAAGAGACCTAACTCAGCTTAAAAAGCTCTCGGATTATGAATGGTTGCAAGAATCGACGGCTGCTACCTTACAACAGACACTCAAAAACTTAGAATCTGCTTTTAAAAATTTCTTTTCTAAAAGGGCTAAATTTCCTAAGTTTAAGAGTAAATATAAAAAACAATCAATTCGCTACCCGGAAAGTTGTTCTCTTCACAACAACGGGTTAAAACTACCTAAACTGGGAATTGTTAAAGCTAAACTTTCAAAAGAGATTTTAGGAAAGATTAAGTCAGTGACAGTCTCAAAAACAAGTACAGGTAAATATTTTGCCTCCATTTTGTTTGAGTCCGACGATTTAATCATTAATAAAACCTTTAAAATCTCAGGAATTGACTTAGGTTTATCAAGTCTAGTAACTGTATTTGATGGAGAAACTACTTATACAGTAGACCCAATTCAACCAACTAGAAAATATGCCAAACGATTAAAAAGGAGACAACAAAAATTATCTCGTAGAACCAAGGGTTCTAACAATCGAAGAAAAGCGATTAAAGAAGTCGCTAAGGTTCACGAAAAAATCACTAATACGCGACAAGATTTTCTTCACAAACTCTCAAGAAAGCTCGTTGACGAAAACCAAGTCATTGTAGCAGAAAACCTTTGTGTTAAAGGATTAGCCCGTACTAAATTAGCTAAATCAATACATGATGCTGGCTTTGGTATGTTACTAAACTTCTTAAGCTACAAGCTAGAAAGAGAGGGGGGAAATTTTGTTCAAGTTGATAGATTTTATCCAAGTACAAAAACCTGCTCTTGCTGTGGATTTAAAAATAATTTGATAGATTTAAGCGTCAGAGATTGGGTTTGTCCTAATTGTCAAACTCACCACGATAGAGACCTA is part of the Rippkaea orientalis PCC 8801 genome and harbors:
- a CDS encoding RNA-guided endonuclease InsQ/TnpB family protein, which gives rise to MLNVLKVRIYPNQQQEIALNRNLGCARFVWNYYLNKTNNQYQETGKGMTYCQMARDLTQLKKLSDYEWLQESTAATLQQTLKNLESAFKNFFSKRAKFPKFKSKYKKQSIRYPESCSLHNNGLKLPKLGIVKAKLSKEILGKIKSVTVSKTSTGKYFASILFESDDLIINKTFKISGIDLGLSSLVTVFDGETTYTVDPIQPTRKYAKRLKRRQQKLSRRTKGSNNRRKAIKEVAKVHEKITNTRQDFLHKLSRKLVDENQVIVAENLCVKGLARTKLAKSIHDAGFGMLLNFLSYKLEREGGNFVQVDRFYPSTKTCSCCGFKNNLIDLSVRDWVCPNCQTHHDRDLNAAKNIRAEGLRILSTNTVGHTEFQACGETVRLVSACAKKRQCGLGVSPSRATAVQVSVNQESPATLP